A window of Mangifera indica cultivar Alphonso chromosome 11, CATAS_Mindica_2.1, whole genome shotgun sequence contains these coding sequences:
- the LOC123230025 gene encoding cytochrome P450 83B1-like, with amino-acid sequence MALLIILLFLPIFFFFLLQRQKPLKSNRLPPGPRGLPLIGNLHQFDGSNPKKVWKLSKNYGPLMSLRLGSVPTILVSSAKMAKEVMKTHDLAFCSRPALLGQQTLSYNGLDLAFSPYDEYWREIRKICVVHLFNSNRVQQFRPIREDEVARLMEKITKSIAASKPINLTELMFSLTSTIICRVGFGKRYEEEGIERSRFQALLNETQALFISFFFSDYFPFMGWLDKLTGMRRRLDDNFKAFDKFYQELIEEHLDPNKPENGQEDIVDVLLQVRKERGFKVDLTSAHIKAVLMNVFVAGTDTSAATVVWAMTLLMKNPRVMKKVQEEIRSEVGNKGFVDEDDVQNLPYFKAVVKETMRLQPTVPFLVPRETIEKCVIKGYEIPPKTLVLVNAWAIGRDPEAWEKPEEFYPERFIGSSIDFKGQHFELIPFGAGRRICPGLYMGIATVDLALSNLLYKFDWEMVPGRKKEDLDFDVLPGITMHKKNPLCLMARHYI; translated from the exons ATGGCGTTGCTAATTATCCTTCTGTTTCTtccaattttcttcttctttcttctccaaaGACAAAAACCACTCAAAAGTAATCGTCTGCCACCTGGTCCACGCGGGCTTCCCTTGATTGGCAATTTGCACCAGTTTGATGgttcaaaccctaaaaaagtGTGGAAACTATCTAAAAACTATGGCCCCTTGATGTCCTTGCGTCTTGGTTCAGTCCCAACCATCTTAGTTTCATCAGCAAAAATGGCTAAAGAGGTCATGAAGACACATGATTTGGCGTTTTGTAGTAGACCTGCCTTGCTTGGCCAACAGACATTGTCTTACAATGGCTTAGACTTGGCGTTTTCACCGTACGATGAATACTGGAGAGAGATAAGGAAGATTTGTGTTGTTCATCTCTTCAACTCAAACAGAGTGCAACAATTTCGACCCATTAGAGAAGATGAAGTTGCTCGTCTGATGGAAAAGATAACTAAATCTATTGCAGCTTCTAAGCCAATCAACTTGACTGAGCTTATGTTCTCTCTTACCAGCACCATTATTTGCAGGGTTGGATTTGGAAAGAGGTACGAGGAAGAAGGAATTGAAAGAAGTAGATTCCAGGCTCTACTTAATGAAACTCAGGCCTTGTTTATAAGCTTCtttttttcagattattttCCTTTCATGGGCTGGCTTGACAAGCTCACAGGAATGAGGCGTCGCCTCGACGACAACTTCAAGGCTTTTGACAAATTTTACCAAGAACTCATCGAAGAGCATTTAGATCCCAACAAACCTGAAAATGGTCAAGAGGATATAGTCGATGTTCTACTGCAAGTTCGGAAAGAGCGTGGATTTAAAGTTGACCTCACTTCCGCTCACATCAAAGCAGTGCTCATG AATGTATTTGTTGCTGGGACAGATACGAGTGCAGCTACTGTGGTTTGGGCGATGACCTTGCTTATGAAGAATCCTCGAGTAATGAAGAAAGTTCAAGAAGAAATTAGGTCTGAAGTTGGAAATAAAGGTTTTGTAGATGAAGATGACGTTCAGAATCTACCTTATTTTAAAGCTGTAGTGAAAGAGACGATGAGGCTGCAACCAACAGTTCCGTTTTTGGTCCCAAGAGAAACAATAGAAAAGTGCGTCATAAAGGGATATGAAATACCTCCCAAAACGCTCGTTCTTGTGAATGCATGGGCCATAGGAAGGGACCCTGAAGCTTGGGAGAAACCGGAAGAATTTTATCCTGAGAGATTCATTGGGAGTTCTATTGACTTTAAAGGGCAACACTTTGAGTTGATACCATTTGGTGCTGGTCGAAGAATATGCCCCGGGTTGTATATGGGAATTGCGACTGTTGACCTTGCACTTTCTAATCTTCTATACAAATTTGACTGGGAAATGGTGCCTGGGAGGAAGAAAGAAGAC